Sequence from the Atribacterota bacterium genome:
TTTCAAATCATCTTGCTCATTTCCTGCCATGGCTTCTTTCCGCTTTGGTATTTTCTGGAATGGCTCATGTCGCTTTTTCAATGAATCTTGATTTTTCTTGAAAAGTTGTTGCCGTAAATGGAGTTTTTTAGGATTGTTGCTGTAATCGAGTGGCATCGGATGGTACCGTCAGCTTCTCCTTAAAGAATGGGTTTTTGCAAGGTTGTTTTGGGGTGGGAAGGAATTATGGTTAGAGGCTTTTACCCCTTGCCGTACATCGAATTAAGGCAAGGGGACTATTTTTTTACACGGGTTAAAATGGTATTTCCTCAAGAAGAGGAATGGTATGGTTTTCCAGGGTTTTTCTGGCTTTTTCCGGGTCCTCTACCCGGAACACCACATAGGCTTTGTCTTTGTGAGGGGAGACGAAAGCATAGAGGTACTCAATGGAAATCCCTTCCCGGGTGAGCATTTCTACCACCTGACACAGTCCTCCAGGACGGTCGTCGACCCCCACGGCAAGAACTTCGGTGAGAGTTGCCGTAAATCCTTCGTTCTTGAGTTGTTCAACTGTTTTTTCGGGATTTTCCACGATGAAACGCAGGACTCCGAACTCAGCTGTATCAGCTAAAGACAAAGCCCTCAAGTTGACATTCCATGTCCGCAATTTGTCGAGCACCGCATATAGACTTCCCGGCCGATTTTCTAAAAAAACCGAGATCTGTTTCATTGGACTCCCTCTTTTTTTCGCAGGTCAATGACCCGCTTAGCCTTGCCCTCGGATCGGGTGATACTTTTTGGTTCTAGAAGCTTCACTTCGCAGCTCAAGTTGAGCTCGGCTTTGAGTTTTTCTTCAATCTGCTTTTTGAGTTTTTCCAGAACTTTGACTTCGTCTGAAAATACCTGGGGTGACACTTCCACGTGGACCGCAATCTGATCCAGATAGTTTTCCCGACTGAGGACAATCTGATAGTGTGGTTCTACACCGTCAAAACTCAGTATTACGCTCTCAATTTGAGAAGGATAGACATTGACTCCCCGAATGATGAGCATGTCGTCGGTTCGGGAAGAGACCCGCTGCATCCGCACCATGGTTCTTCCACACCGGCACGGTTCATAGTAAAGCGCCGAGATATCGCCGGTTCGGTATCGAATTACGGGAGTACCTTCTTTGGTAAGGGTGGTAAAGACCAGCTCCCCAGTGGTGCCTTCCGGCAATACCTGTCCGGTTTTCGGGTCGATCACTTCGGGCAGGAAGTGGTCCTCAGAAATGTGGAGCCCATTTCTTGCTTCACACTCAAAAGCGACCCCCGGGCCAATTACTTCACTCAGACCATAGATGTCAAAAGCCCGAATGGGGAGTTTTTTCTCGATTTCAGCCCGCATTTCCTCCGACCAGGGCTCAGCCCCAAAAATGCCCAGACGAAGACGACTCCTCGTCCAATCCACGTTGTTTTCCCGGGCCACTTCCGCCAGGTACAGAGCAAAAGAAGGCGTGCAGCAGAGAACCGAAATCCCAAAGTCACGTAAAATCTGGATTTGCCGCAGAGTATTGCCCACCGACATGGGTACCACCGTTGCCCCAAGTTTTTCGGCTCCGTAATGAACACCCAGTCCTCCGGTGAAAAGGCCGTATCCAAAAGCCACCTGGATGATATCTTCCTGGGTGACACCGCATCCGGCCAGTGTTCGGGCCATGAGTTCTGACCAGGTTTCAATGTCCTGTGGTGTGTACCCCACCACCGTGGCTGTTCCGGTGGTTCCAGAGGAGGAATGGATTCGTACGATGTTATGCATGGGTTCAGCAATGGCCCCGAAGGGATAAGCCTGGCGCAGGTCATCTTTGGTGGTGAAGGGTAGGTTTTTTAAATCCTCCAGAGTGTTTATTTTGTATACATCTATCCCTGATTCTTCCAGTTTTTTCCGATAATAGGGAAGGTTATGGTAAGCCCGAACGAGCACCTTTTTCAGCCGGTTGAGCTGGATTTTGTGTAAATCCTCCCGAAGCATGATTTCCGTTTTTTCATCCCAGAGCGTTTTTGCCACCTCCCTCCGTTTTTTTTATTGTAGCAATTTTACCGGTATTGGGAAAAGGGCCTTTGAAAAGAACTGAGGATATTTTAGCATTGTATGGTTCTCGGAAGGGAAACAAGTGGAAGTGGGTAGTATGAAGTGTCATGTCCTATTTTTGCGGACTCCCAAATGGTAAACTAATGCGTAGTGTCCATCTCGGTTACACTGATTACTGTAGGAATGGTATGGTTGGAATTCGCGGACACTTCGGAAGATGGTGGAACCATGCCTTTTTGATCTTTGAGTCGGGGGAGGTCCATTCATGGTGAAAATTTCTGCTTCACTTTTAGCGTGCGACGAAGCCTATTTGGGAGAAACAGTGGTCAATCTGGAAAAGGCAGGTGTGGACTTAATTCACCTGGACGTGATGGATGGTCACTATGTGAAAAATTTCGCTTTTAGTCCTAAAACCGTTCGAGATTTACGGAAAATCACCGCGTTACCATTTGAGGTTCATCTTGAAATTGAGAATCCTGAGCAGTACACCTCCATATTCGCTGAAGCTGGGGCTGATGTCCTCATTGTGCAACTTGATACCGTTCGCCATCCCATCAGGACTTTAAAGGAAATTCGTAGCTTTGGGAAAAAAGCTTTGGGAAAAAAGTGGGGATTGCTATCAATCCCTGTGGCAGGTTCGAGGAATTGCAGTACCTGGCAGCATACGTTGATTATGTACTCTTTATGAGCGTTGAACCAGGATTTGGTGGTCAGGAATTTGAAGAGAATGTGGTGGATAAAATTAACCTGGCCAGAAGAAAAATGACGGAATGGGGATATTCCATACCAATGGGAGTTGATGGGGGAATTAACTTCGAAAACGCGGCTCTGGTAACGCAGGCTGGAGTAGAAATTGTGGTGGTAGGGACAGCGTTGTTTTCCCAGCACAAATTTTTTGATGCCGTTACCAGATTCAAGCAGTTAGCGGTGTTTCCCTGATTTTGCGCCATGGCTGCGACGTTCGCTTCGTTTTAACCTGAAGGGCTTATTTTGCGGTTTTTGGAAAAAGACTGGTGTGTTGACAGGAGACGACGATTTGATAAAATGAGCAAAGGTACTATAACAAAATTCA
This genomic interval carries:
- a CDS encoding phenylacetate--CoA ligase, which encodes MLREDLHKIQLNRLKKVLVRAYHNLPYYRKKLEESGIDVYKINTLEDLKNLPFTTKDDLRQAYPFGAIAEPMHNIVRIHSSSGTTGTATVVGYTPQDIETWSELMARTLAGCGVTQEDIIQVAFGYGLFTGGLGVHYGAEKLGATVVPMSVGNTLRQIQILRDFGISVLCCTPSFALYLAEVARENNVDWTRSRLRLGIFGAEPWSEEMRAEIEKKLPIRAFDIYGLSEVIGPGVAFECEARNGLHISEDHFLPEVIDPKTGQVLPEGTTGELVFTTLTKEGTPVIRYRTGDISALYYEPCRCGRTMVRMQRVSSRTDDMLIIRGVNVYPSQIESVILSFDGVEPHYQIVLSRENYLDQIAVHVEVSPQVFSDEVKVLEKLKKQIEEKLKAELNLSCEVKLLEPKSITRSEGKAKRVIDLRKKEGVQ
- a CDS encoding ACT domain-containing protein, which codes for MKQISVFLENRPGSLYAVLDKLRTWNVNLRALSLADTAEFGVLRFIVENPEKTVEQLKNEGFTATLTEVLAVGVDDRPGGLCQVVEMLTREGISIEYLYAFVSPHKDKAYVVFRVEDPEKARKTLENHTIPLLEEIPF